The Bordetella sp. FB-8 genome includes a window with the following:
- a CDS encoding fumarylacetoacetate hydrolase family protein, translated as MAGSLPLAAAQTLPADLYAGTLVGRAWVPEQSGRPAGPAVVALRDDGVYDISAAAPTMTALLESLDPVARARQTPGRRIGALDDLLANSAAGPLDRSRPWLLAPCDLQVIKAAGVTFATSMIERVIEERAKGDPAGAARIREHILGNIGNLADIKPGTEQAAELKNLLIRQDLWSQYLEVGIGPDAEIFTKAPVLSALGTGADIGLHPGSDWNNPEPEVVLSVNSRGQVRGAMLGNDVNLRDFEGRSALLLSKAKDNNGSCALGPFLRLFDQTFGLDDVRKEIVRLRVEGEEGFVLEGTSSMDQITRDPLDLVGQTLNASHQYPDGFVLFLGTLFAPIQDRGAPGAGFTHKEGDLVRISSLRLGTLSNRVSRSDRIPPWSFGLSALMANLAERGLLFSPA; from the coding sequence ATGGCAGGTTCCTTGCCCTTGGCCGCCGCGCAAACGCTGCCCGCCGATCTGTACGCGGGAACGCTGGTAGGCCGCGCCTGGGTACCCGAGCAGTCTGGCAGGCCGGCAGGCCCGGCCGTGGTGGCCCTACGCGACGACGGCGTCTACGACATCAGCGCCGCCGCCCCGACGATGACCGCCCTGCTGGAATCCCTCGATCCGGTCGCGCGCGCGCGGCAGACGCCCGGCCGGCGCATCGGCGCATTGGACGATCTGCTGGCCAACAGCGCCGCCGGCCCGCTCGACCGCAGCCGCCCCTGGCTGCTCGCACCCTGCGATCTGCAGGTCATCAAGGCGGCCGGCGTGACCTTCGCCACCAGCATGATCGAGCGCGTCATTGAAGAACGCGCCAAGGGCGACCCCGCAGGGGCAGCCCGGATTCGCGAACACATCCTGGGCAACATCGGCAACCTGGCCGATATCAAGCCCGGCACCGAACAGGCCGCCGAACTCAAGAACCTGCTGATCCGGCAGGATCTCTGGTCGCAATACTTGGAAGTGGGCATCGGCCCCGATGCCGAGATCTTCACCAAGGCGCCGGTGCTGTCGGCGCTGGGCACCGGCGCCGACATCGGCCTGCACCCCGGATCCGACTGGAACAACCCCGAGCCCGAGGTCGTGCTGTCGGTCAATAGCCGCGGTCAGGTGCGGGGCGCGATGCTGGGCAACGACGTCAATCTGCGCGATTTCGAGGGCCGCAGCGCCCTGCTGCTGAGCAAGGCCAAGGACAACAACGGTTCGTGCGCGCTCGGCCCCTTCCTGCGCCTGTTCGACCAGACCTTCGGCCTGGACGATGTACGCAAGGAAATCGTGCGCCTGCGCGTGGAAGGCGAGGAGGGTTTCGTGCTCGAAGGCACCAGCTCGATGGACCAGATCACGCGCGACCCCCTGGACCTGGTCGGGCAGACCCTGAACGCAAGCCATCAATATCCCGATGGCTTCGTACTCTTTCTGGGCACCCTGTTCGCGCCGATCCAGGATCGCGGCGCGCCCGGCGCCGGCTTCACCCACAAAGAAGGGGATCTGGTGCGCATATCCAGCCTCAGGCTGGGCACGCTCAGCAATCGCGTCAGCCGCAGCGACCGGATCCCGCCCTGGTCGTTCGGCCTGAGCGCCCTCATGGCCAACCTGGCCGAGCGCGGACTGTTGTTTTCACCCGCATAA
- a CDS encoding LysR family transcriptional regulator produces MIEKNTALSWDQVCASLRFRHLQFLDILGRVRNLRITAEQMHVTQPAATKTLADIEAIFGARLFERLPRDMRPSDLGLFVLRYARATMAEGSRFVSEFETLKRGGHGHVTVGAISGSAARLMTEAIQEIHRLRPLLVVKVLEQSSDQLIVWLEEKKLDIMLGRFTQTRHQSLYDYETLAGETVWIVAGAHHPLLSDRAGPDLGALVDWPWILYPPATALRQLFEETFASAGLVVPAGTVETPSFFSAFELLQATPMLSMQPQAIVEKYVDKALLGRIPVPIRDTMPDYGVITRKGEVPSRSMREFIDILHQVAGQP; encoded by the coding sequence ATGATCGAAAAAAACACCGCTTTGTCCTGGGATCAGGTGTGCGCGTCCCTGCGCTTTCGGCACCTGCAGTTTCTGGACATCCTGGGCCGCGTGCGCAACTTGCGCATCACCGCCGAGCAAATGCACGTCACCCAGCCGGCGGCCACCAAGACCCTGGCGGACATCGAGGCGATCTTTGGCGCGCGCCTGTTCGAGCGGCTGCCGCGCGACATGCGGCCGTCCGATCTGGGACTGTTCGTGCTGCGCTATGCGCGCGCCACGATGGCCGAGGGCAGCCGCTTCGTGAGCGAGTTCGAGACGCTCAAGCGCGGCGGTCATGGGCATGTGACGGTCGGGGCGATCTCCGGCTCGGCGGCGCGGCTGATGACCGAGGCGATCCAGGAGATCCACCGCCTGCGGCCCTTGCTGGTGGTGAAGGTGCTCGAGCAGAGCAGCGACCAGCTCATCGTCTGGCTGGAAGAGAAAAAACTCGACATCATGCTGGGGCGCTTCACCCAGACGCGGCATCAGTCGCTCTACGACTACGAAACGCTCGCGGGCGAGACGGTCTGGATCGTCGCCGGCGCGCATCACCCGCTGCTGTCCGATCGGGCGGGCCCGGATCTGGGCGCGCTGGTGGACTGGCCCTGGATTCTGTATCCGCCCGCCACGGCGCTGCGCCAGTTGTTCGAGGAGACTTTCGCATCGGCCGGCCTGGTGGTGCCCGCGGGAACGGTCGAGACGCCGTCTTTTTTTTCGGCCTTCGAGCTGCTGCAGGCCACGCCCATGCTGTCGATGCAGCCGCAGGCCATCGTCGAAAAATATGTGGACAAAGCACTGCTGGGCCGCATCCCGGTTCCCATTCGCGACACCATGCCCGATTACGGCGTGATCACGCGCAAGGGCGAAGTGCCGTCCCGCTCGATGCGCGAATTCATCGACATCCTGCACCAGGTGGCGGGGCAGCCATGA
- a CDS encoding MFS transporter: protein MSTHVHPESPQSVLKVTLRIVPCVLFTFFCYLMVGLQLAVLPGYVHDVLGYGPVMTGLAVSMQSIATLITRAPAGKLSDTIGPKRSVMRGQVVGAASGVLLLMAYAFERSPAFSLGALLVSRCMLGLCESQVSNSGITWGLLQVGNAHTARVISWNGVATYGGLALGAPLGVLVAGDLSFGAIGAAVLVLGLLSLAISWSRPAPPMQHGARMAYRSVVARVLPFGGGLCLGTLGMGMLTIFVTLYYASHHWEGAASALTVFGCALILVRLISGNWIPRFGGFKVAAGSLLVEALGLALLWLAPNPELALAGAALTGMGFSLVFPSLGVEVVTRVSPGSRGAAIGVFSVFFDVALAVAGPLAGYISTNHGYAAIYLVAACGCLVAVVLVEAMRRGLPSARPA, encoded by the coding sequence ATGAGCACCCATGTGCATCCGGAATCGCCCCAGAGCGTGCTCAAGGTCACGCTGCGGATCGTTCCCTGCGTTCTCTTCACGTTCTTCTGCTATTTGATGGTCGGCCTGCAGCTGGCGGTTCTGCCGGGCTATGTGCACGACGTGCTGGGCTACGGACCGGTGATGACCGGCCTGGCGGTGAGCATGCAGTCCATCGCCACGCTGATCACGCGCGCGCCGGCCGGCAAACTGTCCGACACCATCGGCCCCAAGCGCTCGGTGATGCGCGGTCAGGTCGTCGGTGCGGCCAGCGGCGTGCTGCTGCTGATGGCCTATGCCTTCGAGCGCAGCCCGGCATTCAGCCTGGGCGCGCTGCTGGTGTCGCGCTGCATGCTGGGCCTGTGCGAAAGCCAGGTTTCCAACTCGGGCATCACCTGGGGCCTGCTGCAGGTGGGCAATGCGCATACGGCCCGCGTCATTTCCTGGAACGGCGTGGCCACCTACGGCGGCCTGGCGCTGGGCGCGCCCCTGGGCGTGCTCGTGGCAGGGGATTTGAGCTTCGGCGCCATCGGCGCCGCGGTGCTGGTGCTGGGGCTGCTCAGCCTGGCGATCTCCTGGTCGCGTCCGGCCCCGCCCATGCAGCACGGCGCGCGCATGGCCTACCGCAGCGTCGTGGCGCGTGTGCTGCCCTTCGGCGGCGGCCTGTGCCTGGGCACCCTGGGGATGGGCATGCTGACGATCTTCGTCACCCTGTACTACGCCAGCCATCATTGGGAGGGTGCCGCCTCGGCGCTCACCGTGTTCGGCTGTGCGCTGATCCTGGTGCGCCTGATCTCGGGCAACTGGATACCGCGCTTTGGCGGCTTCAAGGTCGCGGCCGGTTCGCTGCTGGTCGAGGCGCTGGGCTTGGCCTTGCTCTGGCTGGCGCCCAATCCCGAGTTGGCGCTGGCCGGCGCCGCGCTCACCGGCATGGGTTTCTCGCTGGTGTTCCCGTCGCTGGGCGTGGAGGTCGTGACTCGCGTCTCGCCCGGCAGCCGCGGCGCGGCCATCGGCGTGTTCTCGGTTTTCTTCGACGTGGCGCTGGCGGTGGCCGGACCCCTGGCGGGCTACATCTCCACGAACCACGGCTACGCCGCGATCTACCTGGTGGCAGCGTGCGGCTGCCTGGTCGCGGTCGTGCTGGTGGAGGCGATGCGGCGCGGCCTGCCGTCCGCGCGTCCCGCCTGA
- a CDS encoding chemotaxis protein CheB, which translates to MPHREPSVPCLSYPWQKCTGSYTGSTTGFFHINQWILRHDRRYLTGLHAGLFAGLKAIDACGGFSIVQTPMDCAAPGRPTAAPEAVFVDAVARMNAIPTSIIDALTVQVPKGS; encoded by the coding sequence ATGCCTCATCGGGAACCATCGGTCCCATGCTTGTCGTATCCATGGCAAAAGTGTACCGGATCTTATACCGGATCGACAACGGGGTTTTTCCATATAAATCAGTGGATTTTAAGGCATGATCGGCGCTATCTTACCGGATTACATGCCGGTTTATTTGCCGGTTTGAAGGCGATCGATGCCTGTGGTGGCTTTTCCATCGTTCAGACGCCGATGGACTGCGCGGCGCCAGGCCGGCCTACGGCCGCGCCTGAAGCCGTGTTCGTGGATGCCGTCGCTCGGATGAATGCAATTCCCACCTCGATCATCGACGCACTAACAGTGCAGGTGCCGAAAGGGTCTTGA
- a CDS encoding IlvD/Edd family dehydratase, with the protein MSRQPKKPFRSREWFAAPHRSDMAALYLERFMNYGLTPDELRSGRPIVGIAQTGSDLSPCNRIHLELAQRTRDGIRDAGGVPIEFPVHPIFENCRRPTAALDRNLAYLGLVEVLYGYPIDAVVLTTGCDKTTPACVMAASAVDIPAIVLSGGPMLDGWHDGELAGSGTVIWKNRRKLAAGEIDEDEFLRRACDSAPSAGHCNTMGTASTMNAVAEALGLSLTGCAAIPAPYRERGQMAYETGRRIVEMAYEDLRPSQILTRESFLNALSVVTCAGGSSNAQVHIMAMARHAGVELVAGDWSGHAYDLPLLVNMQPAGKYLGERFFRAGGVPAVMWELHNAGKLHGECMSVTGNTLAENLQGRESRDREVIWPYAEPMMEKAGFLGLSGNLFDFGIMKTSVISENFRKQYLSHPGQEGVFEVRAVVFDGSDDYHERINDPALDIDESCILVMRGAGPLGWPGSAEVVNMQPPDALIQRGVMTLPTLGDGRQSGTSDSPSILNVSPESAAGGGLSWLQTGDIIRIDLNAGSCNALVSEAEIARRKRTQPAPPIPESHSPWEELFREKTGQLSEGATLEFALKYRGIARKTPRHNH; encoded by the coding sequence ATGTCCAGACAACCCAAGAAACCCTTCCGCTCGCGCGAGTGGTTCGCCGCGCCGCACCGCTCCGACATGGCCGCGCTGTATCTCGAGCGCTTCATGAACTATGGGCTGACGCCTGACGAGCTGCGTTCGGGCCGCCCCATCGTCGGCATCGCGCAGACCGGCAGCGACCTGTCGCCCTGCAACCGCATCCACCTGGAGCTGGCCCAGCGCACGCGCGACGGCATACGCGACGCGGGCGGCGTCCCGATCGAGTTTCCCGTCCACCCCATCTTCGAGAACTGCCGCCGCCCCACGGCCGCGCTGGACCGCAACCTGGCCTATCTGGGCCTGGTGGAAGTGCTTTACGGCTACCCCATCGACGCGGTGGTGCTCACCACCGGCTGCGACAAGACCACGCCGGCCTGCGTCATGGCGGCCAGCGCCGTCGACATACCCGCCATCGTCCTGTCGGGCGGCCCCATGCTCGACGGCTGGCATGACGGCGAGTTGGCCGGTTCAGGCACGGTGATCTGGAAGAACCGGCGCAAGCTGGCCGCCGGGGAAATCGACGAGGACGAGTTCCTGCGGCGCGCCTGCGACAGCGCCCCGTCCGCGGGCCACTGCAACACCATGGGCACGGCCTCGACCATGAACGCCGTGGCCGAGGCGCTGGGCCTGTCGCTGACCGGCTGCGCCGCCATTCCCGCCCCGTATCGCGAACGCGGGCAGATGGCCTATGAGACGGGTCGGCGCATCGTCGAGATGGCCTACGAAGACCTGCGCCCGTCGCAGATCCTCACGCGCGAGAGTTTTCTCAACGCGCTGTCGGTGGTCACCTGCGCGGGCGGCTCAAGCAACGCGCAGGTGCACATCATGGCCATGGCCCGGCATGCCGGCGTCGAGCTCGTTGCGGGCGACTGGAGCGGCCACGCCTACGACCTGCCGCTGCTGGTCAATATGCAGCCGGCCGGCAAGTACCTGGGCGAGCGATTCTTCCGCGCCGGCGGCGTACCCGCGGTGATGTGGGAGCTGCACAACGCAGGCAAGCTGCACGGCGAGTGCATGAGCGTCACCGGCAACACGCTCGCCGAGAACCTGCAAGGACGCGAGTCCCGCGACCGAGAAGTCATCTGGCCCTACGCCGAACCGATGATGGAAAAGGCCGGCTTCCTGGGGTTGAGCGGCAATCTCTTTGACTTCGGCATCATGAAGACTTCGGTGATTTCCGAGAACTTTCGCAAGCAGTACCTGAGCCATCCCGGCCAGGAGGGCGTATTCGAGGTGCGCGCCGTGGTGTTCGACGGCTCGGACGATTATCACGAGCGCATCAACGACCCGGCGCTGGACATCGACGAATCCTGCATCCTGGTCATGCGCGGGGCGGGTCCGCTGGGCTGGCCCGGCTCGGCCGAGGTGGTCAACATGCAGCCGCCCGACGCCCTGATACAGCGCGGCGTCATGACCCTGCCCACCCTGGGCGACGGCCGCCAGTCGGGCACCTCCGACAGCCCATCGATCCTGAACGTGTCGCCCGAGAGCGCCGCGGGCGGCGGCCTGTCCTGGCTGCAGACCGGCGACATCATCCGCATCGATCTGAACGCGGGGTCGTGCAATGCGCTGGTCAGCGAAGCGGAAATCGCGCGGCGCAAGCGCACGCAGCCGGCCCCGCCCATTCCCGAGAGCCATTCGCCGTGGGAAGAGCTGTTCCGCGAAAAGACCGGACAGCTGTCCGAGGGCGCCACGCTGGAATTCGCGCTGAAGTACCGTGGGATTGCGCGCAAGACGCCGCGGCATAACCATTGA
- a CDS encoding Fic family protein gives MDTTSMGPMVPDEASRLLDDDILPLVAEANQLAGRIHPILRDSIGDLVRSMNCYYSNLIEGHDTHPRDIDRALANDFSTEPKKRDLQKEAVAHIHVQRLIDTGRDPDAWPASAAYASWLHEEFCSRLPPEMLFVADEKTGERLEIVPGAWRKRDVQVGRHIPPPHEDLPRFMSRFDAAYGSPPLSRSRQIQTVGAVHHRLLWIHPFLDGNGRVARLMSHALFKRLGVGTSLWSVARGLARDEARYKALLAQADRPREGGLDGRGNLTQRGLIEFCKFFLDRSVDQIRFMSGLLEPATLLTRIEIHIEEEVRAKRLLRGSFAVLREAVMSGEVERSKIPALTGYEERGARNVTAGLVERGMLTAATHRAPLRLAFPVDVAERWFPNLYPANAGSRT, from the coding sequence ATGGATACGACAAGCATGGGACCGATGGTTCCCGATGAGGCATCCCGGCTTCTTGACGATGACATTCTGCCGCTCGTGGCAGAAGCGAATCAACTGGCGGGCCGAATTCATCCCATCTTGCGAGACTCGATCGGTGATCTCGTCCGTTCGATGAACTGCTATTACTCGAATTTGATCGAGGGTCACGACACGCATCCGCGCGACATCGACCGGGCGCTTGCCAACGACTTTTCGACCGAACCCAAGAAGCGTGACCTGCAGAAGGAAGCGGTCGCACATATCCATGTTCAGCGGTTGATCGATACGGGGCGCGATCCCGATGCTTGGCCGGCGTCCGCGGCTTATGCGTCGTGGCTGCATGAAGAGTTTTGCTCGCGGCTACCGCCGGAGATGCTCTTCGTTGCCGACGAGAAGACTGGGGAGCGGCTCGAGATCGTTCCCGGCGCATGGCGCAAGCGAGACGTGCAGGTCGGCCGGCACATTCCGCCGCCGCATGAAGACCTGCCTCGCTTCATGTCGCGTTTCGATGCGGCCTATGGATCGCCGCCGCTCAGCAGGTCCCGGCAAATTCAGACTGTCGGTGCCGTCCATCATCGCCTGCTTTGGATCCACCCCTTCCTCGACGGCAATGGCCGTGTCGCGCGGTTGATGTCACATGCCTTATTCAAGCGGCTCGGGGTCGGAACCAGCCTTTGGTCAGTGGCGCGGGGCTTGGCGCGCGATGAGGCACGCTACAAGGCGTTGCTCGCGCAGGCCGATAGGCCGCGCGAAGGTGGCCTCGACGGGCGTGGCAACTTGACTCAGCGCGGGCTGATCGAGTTCTGCAAATTCTTCCTCGATCGCTCAGTCGATCAGATCCGTTTCATGAGTGGACTGCTCGAACCCGCGACGCTGCTGACGCGCATCGAAATCCACATCGAAGAGGAGGTGCGGGCGAAGCGACTGCTCCGTGGCAGCTTTGCGGTACTGCGCGAAGCCGTGATGAGTGGTGAAGTCGAGCGCTCGAAGATTCCCGCGCTCACCGGATACGAGGAGCGCGGCGCGCGCAATGTCACGGCGGGGCTGGTCGAACGGGGGATGCTGACCGCAGCGACCCATCGCGCGCCCCTGCGCCTGGCTTTTCCTGTCGACGTGGCCGAGCGCTGGTTCCCCAATCTCTACCCTGCCAACGCGGGATCGCGGACATGA
- a CDS encoding LysR family transcriptional regulator, with amino-acid sequence MDLLALADFNLVAVHGGFGRASRASGQPKATLSRHVRELEDSLGVRLIERGSRTLRLTEEGAVLHARTGSRIGEIAEALQDVKAGLGRPSGRLRVSVPMLFAHTSLGPLAAAFRDAYPEVLLEASSDDRFVDLVAQAFDVVVRVNPPDSDLVGRCFLRNRQVLVAPPGLARPAAAAQAGPPARFPAVMRPGVSDDKPWHVVDEASGQEAQFHPQAVLRLASPLSIRDAVIAGAGAAMIPRSIAVDALASGRLVSWGLSAEPAAEVWVLHGSQRLVSPKVRAFVDFVCDYFDKEAKRDVLTQG; translated from the coding sequence TTGGACCTTCTCGCTCTCGCCGACTTCAACCTCGTTGCGGTCCACGGCGGTTTCGGCCGCGCCAGCCGCGCGAGCGGCCAACCCAAAGCCACGCTGTCTCGGCACGTACGCGAACTGGAAGACAGCCTCGGCGTACGCCTGATCGAGCGCGGGTCGCGCACCTTGCGGCTCACCGAAGAGGGCGCCGTCCTGCACGCGCGCACCGGGTCGAGAATCGGCGAGATCGCCGAAGCGCTGCAGGACGTCAAGGCCGGTCTCGGCCGTCCGAGCGGGCGGCTGCGGGTCAGCGTGCCCATGCTGTTCGCCCACACCAGTCTGGGCCCGCTCGCGGCCGCGTTCCGCGACGCCTATCCGGAGGTTCTGCTCGAAGCGTCGTCGGACGATCGGTTCGTCGACCTGGTCGCCCAGGCGTTCGATGTCGTCGTGCGCGTGAACCCGCCCGACAGCGATCTGGTAGGCCGATGCTTTCTTCGCAATCGCCAGGTGCTCGTCGCACCGCCCGGTCTTGCGCGCCCCGCCGCCGCTGCACAGGCGGGTCCGCCGGCCAGGTTTCCCGCCGTCATGCGCCCCGGGGTGTCCGACGACAAACCATGGCATGTCGTCGACGAGGCAAGCGGCCAGGAAGCGCAGTTCCATCCGCAGGCGGTATTGCGCCTGGCTTCACCCCTGTCCATTCGCGATGCCGTGATCGCCGGAGCCGGGGCGGCAATGATCCCGCGCTCGATCGCCGTCGACGCGCTTGCGTCAGGCCGCCTCGTAAGCTGGGGGCTTTCGGCAGAGCCCGCGGCAGAAGTCTGGGTGCTGCATGGGTCGCAGCGATTGGTCAGCCCGAAGGTGCGGGCGTTTGTCGACTTCGTCTGCGATTATTTCGACAAAGAGGCCAAGCGAGACGTGCTGACGCAGGGATGA
- a CDS encoding RNA polymerase sigma factor, which yields MTPSIEAVWRLEARRLTGAMLRAGAELALAEDCVQDALVAALQRWPAEGWPERPGAWLMTAAKHRLLDRMRHEQMAAREQQALGADADALATHLAPDPLDILLAGEADEVGDDALKLMFIACHPKLAREAQWVLTLRLVAGLTVAEIARALFAKEATIAQRITRAKAQLAGEPFELPPASARAARLETVCTVLYLMFNEGYAATSGAEWTRPTLCLEALRLARHLAALLPTYPDAQALLALMELQASRLPARTDGLGRPVLLLEQDRRRWDPLLVHRGLEALARCRRLNALRPQGPGPLALQAELAAVHARSSSAEETDWPQLLRLYDALFALQPSPVVALNRAVALSHVSGPAQALALVETLPLNGYPWWASVRADLLQRLGRVEQARAALRQAIAWTGNERERVLLMERLERN from the coding sequence ATGACGCCTTCCATCGAGGCCGTCTGGCGCCTGGAAGCCAGGCGCCTTACCGGGGCCATGCTGCGTGCCGGCGCTGAACTGGCCCTGGCCGAAGACTGCGTCCAGGACGCGCTGGTGGCCGCGCTGCAGCGCTGGCCGGCCGAGGGCTGGCCCGAACGGCCCGGCGCCTGGTTGATGACCGCTGCGAAGCACCGGCTGCTGGACCGGATGCGCCACGAGCAGATGGCGGCGCGGGAACAGCAGGCGCTGGGCGCCGATGCCGATGCCCTGGCGACCCACCTGGCACCGGACCCGCTGGACATCTTGCTGGCCGGCGAGGCCGACGAGGTGGGCGACGACGCCTTGAAGCTGATGTTCATCGCCTGCCATCCCAAGCTGGCGCGCGAGGCGCAATGGGTGCTCACCTTGCGCCTGGTGGCCGGATTGACGGTGGCCGAAATCGCGCGCGCCCTGTTCGCCAAAGAGGCCACCATCGCGCAGCGCATCACGCGCGCCAAGGCGCAACTGGCTGGAGAGCCCTTCGAACTGCCGCCGGCATCCGCGCGCGCCGCGCGCCTGGAAACCGTCTGCACGGTGCTGTACCTGATGTTCAACGAAGGCTACGCCGCCACTAGCGGCGCCGAGTGGACGCGGCCGACCCTGTGCCTCGAAGCGCTGCGACTGGCGCGACACCTTGCCGCCCTGCTTCCGACATACCCAGACGCACAGGCCCTGCTGGCGTTGATGGAGTTGCAAGCCTCGCGCTTGCCGGCGCGCACGGATGGGCTGGGCCGTCCCGTGCTGTTGCTGGAGCAGGACCGGCGCCGCTGGGACCCCCTGCTGGTGCATCGCGGCCTGGAGGCCTTGGCTCGCTGCCGCCGCCTGAATGCGCTGCGACCACAGGGGCCGGGTCCCCTCGCCCTGCAGGCCGAGCTGGCGGCAGTGCATGCCCGCTCCAGCTCCGCTGAAGAGACCGACTGGCCTCAATTGCTGCGGCTCTACGACGCGCTGTTCGCGCTGCAACCCAGCCCGGTCGTTGCGCTCAACCGCGCCGTTGCGCTGAGCCACGTCAGCGGCCCGGCGCAGGCTCTCGCGCTGGTGGAGACGCTGCCCCTGAACGGCTATCCCTGGTGGGCCAGCGTGCGAGCCGACCTGCTGCAGCGCCTGGGTCGCGTCGAACAAGCACGTGCGGCCCTGCGTCAGGCGATAGCCTGGACCGGCAACGAGCGTGAGCGCGTGTTGCTAATGGAGCGTCTGGAGCGGAATTGA
- a CDS encoding YciI family protein encodes MPRYMIQVRATALSEAGDFPDDPTLVPRMMAFHDEMAKAGVLLDGAGLQPSSQGFRVQYDAAGQVNIMDGPFAETKELIAGYTLIEVRSRDEALAWAQRFPAPFPGQSCCIEVRPLMGGIDLPPDDAERIIREQLAAIKQGG; translated from the coding sequence ATGCCCCGTTACATGATCCAAGTTCGCGCCACCGCCCTGAGCGAAGCAGGCGACTTTCCCGATGATCCGACGCTCGTGCCGCGCATGATGGCCTTCCACGACGAGATGGCCAAGGCCGGCGTGCTGCTCGATGGCGCCGGCCTGCAGCCCAGCAGTCAGGGATTTCGCGTGCAGTACGACGCCGCTGGCCAGGTGAACATCATGGACGGCCCCTTCGCCGAGACCAAGGAGCTGATCGCCGGCTATACGCTGATCGAGGTGCGATCCCGCGACGAAGCGCTGGCCTGGGCGCAGCGCTTCCCGGCGCCGTTTCCCGGCCAGTCATGTTGCATCGAGGTGCGCCCGCTGATGGGCGGCATCGATCTGCCGCCCGACGATGCCGAGCGCATCATCCGCGAACAACTGGCCGCCATCAAGCAGGGCGGATGA
- a CDS encoding MFS transporter — protein sequence MTNTTAGTVPAGRWWRIIPPAILVYIFSFMDRTNIGFAMAGGMNEALHITPWLSGLAAGIFFIGYVLLQVPGGHLAEHRSAKNFIGLSILAWGGLSILCGFVQDSTQLIAVRFLIGVAEGGVWPAIFVILTHWFPNEERGRANSYFIMNIAIASIITGPLSGWIISQWGWRSVFIAEGILSLLLILVWYPLISDTPDRAKWISREERDYLNARLADEQRQLQAQGSKPSYGVMLRDGNLWKLVLVYFCYQTGIYGFSLWLPTLLQNLTKSGMTEVGLLSMFPYIAMLAGLYYFGRRSDTSGNRRRYVAQPIIGFAVCFLLSTLLKENVWVSFALLVACGVFMQSASPIFWTMPPILFPAEVAGGARGLINALGNLGGFLGPFAVGWLHSAFNSYAAGIYFLVAMLLIGFLLTLSLPKKTAGPA from the coding sequence ATGACGAATACGACAGCCGGCACGGTTCCGGCCGGGCGCTGGTGGCGCATCATCCCGCCCGCCATCCTGGTCTATATCTTTTCCTTCATGGACCGCACCAACATCGGCTTTGCCATGGCCGGCGGCATGAACGAAGCGCTGCACATCACGCCCTGGCTTTCCGGGCTGGCGGCGGGCATCTTTTTCATCGGCTATGTGCTGCTGCAAGTGCCGGGCGGCCATCTGGCCGAGCATCGCAGCGCCAAGAACTTCATCGGCCTGTCGATCCTGGCCTGGGGCGGCCTGTCCATTCTGTGCGGATTCGTGCAGGACTCCACCCAGCTGATCGCGGTGCGCTTTCTGATCGGCGTGGCCGAAGGCGGCGTCTGGCCGGCCATCTTCGTCATCCTGACCCACTGGTTCCCGAACGAAGAGCGCGGGCGCGCCAATTCGTACTTCATCATGAACATCGCCATCGCGTCCATCATCACCGGACCGTTGTCGGGCTGGATCATCAGCCAGTGGGGCTGGCGCTCCGTATTCATCGCCGAAGGCATTTTGTCGCTGCTGCTCATCCTGGTCTGGTATCCCTTGATCAGCGATACGCCCGACCGGGCCAAATGGATTTCGCGCGAGGAGCGCGACTACCTGAACGCCAGGCTCGCCGACGAGCAGCGCCAGTTGCAGGCTCAGGGCAGCAAGCCCTCGTACGGCGTGATGCTGCGCGACGGCAACCTCTGGAAGCTGGTCCTGGTGTACTTCTGCTACCAGACCGGCATCTACGGTTTTTCGCTGTGGCTGCCCACGCTGCTGCAGAACCTGACCAAGTCCGGCATGACCGAAGTCGGCCTGCTGTCGATGTTTCCCTACATCGCCATGCTCGCGGGCCTGTACTACTTCGGCCGGCGCTCGGACACCAGCGGCAACCGGCGCCGCTACGTGGCCCAGCCCATCATCGGGTTCGCCGTCTGCTTCCTGCTCTCCACGCTGCTCAAGGAAAACGTCTGGGTCTCGTTCGCCCTGCTGGTGGCCTGCGGCGTCTTCATGCAGTCGGCCTCGCCGATCTTCTGGACCATGCCGCCCATCCTGTTCCCCGCGGAAGTGGCCGGCGGCGCGCGCGGCCTGATCAATGCCCTGGGCAATCTGGGCGGATTCCTCGGCCCCTTCGCGGTAGGCTGGCTGCACTCGGCCTTCAACAGCTATGCGGCCGGCATCTACTTCCTGGTGGCCATGCTGCTGATCGGCTTTCTGCTGACCTTGAGCTTGCCGAAAAAGACCGCGGGCCCGGCCTGA